In Glycine max cultivar Williams 82 chromosome 7, Glycine_max_v4.0, whole genome shotgun sequence, a single window of DNA contains:
- the LOC100775885 gene encoding calcium-dependent protein kinase 2: MGNCCSQGNGADGPSDDAAANDKGETNQQSSNHANNNDNSANPTTAPPPTSTPPPTVTPPTSKPSKPAAMGPVLGRPMEDVRATYTIGKELGRGQFGVTHLCTNKTTGQQFACKTIAKRKLVNKEDIEDVRREVQIMNHLSGQSNIVELKGAYEDKQSVHLVMELCAGGELFDRIIAKGHYTERAAASLLRTIMQIIHTFHSMGVIHRDLKPENFLMLNKDENSPVKVTDFGLSVFFKEGETFKDIVGSAYYIAPEVLKRKYGPEVDIWSVGVMLYILLSGVPPFWAESEHGIFNAILRGHIDFTSDPWPSISNAAKDLVRKMLTTDPKQRLTSQEVLNHPWIKEDGEAPDKPLDNAVLNRLKQFRAMNQFKKVALRVIAGCLSEEEIMGLKEMFKGMDTDNSGTITIEELKQGLAKQGTKLTEQEVKQLLEAADADGNGTIDYDEFITATMQMNRMNREEHLYTAFQYFDKDNSGFITTEELEQALREYNMHDGRDIKEILQEVDGDNDGRINYDEFAAMMRKGNPEVMTKKRRDSLPLP, encoded by the exons ATGGGCAACTGTTGCTCTCAAGGCAACGGTGCCGATGGCCCGTCCGATGACGCTGCCGCCAATGACAAGGGAGAAACTAACCAACAAAGTAGTAATCATGCAAACAATAATGATAATTCTGCAAACCCTACCACCGCCCCGCCACCGACGTCAACGCCACCACCCACGGTCACGCCACCTACTTCAAAACCCTCAAAACCGGCCGCCATGGGCCCGGTCCTCGGCCGGCCGATGGAGGACGTGAGAGCCACATACACCATAGGGAAGGAGCTAGGGAGGGGCCAATTTGGTGTAACGCATTTGTGCACAAACAAAACCACGGGGCAACAATTTGCATGCAAAACCATTGCCAAGAGGAAGCTTGTGAACAAGGAAGACATAGAGGATGTGAGAAGAGAGGTGCAAATCATGAACCATCTCTCGGGTCAATCTAACATCGTGGAACTTAAGGGTGCCTATGAGGATAAACAATCGGTGCATTTGGTCATGGAACTTTGTGCGGGTGGTGAACTTTTTGATCGTATCATTGCTAAGGGACATTACACTGAACGCGCCGCGGCTTCATTGCTGAGAACCATAATGCAAATTATTCACACTTTCCATTCCATGGGTGTCATTCATAGAGATCTTAAGCCTGAGAATTTCCTCATGTTGAATAAGGATGAAAATTCACCCGTCAAGGTCACAGATTTTGGTCTATCCGTCTTTTTCAAAGAAG GGGAGACATTCAAAGACATTGTTGGAAGTGCATATTACATTGCTCCTGAGGTCTTGAAGAGGAAATATGGGCCAGAAGTTGACATATGGAGTGTTGGTGTCATGCTATACATTCTTCTAAGTGGTGTCCCTCCGTTTTGGGcag AATCCGAACATGGTATATTCAATGCCATCTTAAGAGGTCACATTGATTTTACAAGCGATCCATGGCCTTCAATATCCAATGCAGCAAAGGATCTTGTAAGGAAAATGTTGACTACAGACCCCAAACAAAGACTGACATCACAAGAAGTTCTAA ATCATCCATGGATCAAGGAGGATGGCGAAGCACCAGATAAACCACTTGACAATGCTGTACTGAATAGGCTGAAACAATTCAGAGCAATGAACCAATTCAAGAAAGTAGCTCTAAGG GTCATTGCTGGATGTCTATCAGAAGAAGAAATCATGGGATTGAAGGAAATGTTCAAGGGGATGGACACTGACAACAGTGGAACCATTACAATTGAGGAGCTCAAGCAAGGGCTTGCAAAGCAGGGAACAAAGCTTACAGAGCAAGAAGTTAAGCAATTATTGGAAGCT GCTGATGCTGATGGCAATGGAACCATTGATTACGACGAGTTCATCACCGCAACAATGCAAATGAACAGAATGAACAGAGAAGAACATCTTTATACTGCCTTCCAATACTTTGATAAAGATAACAGTGG GTTTATTACCACTGAAGAACTAGAACAAGCCCTCCGTGAGTATAACATGCATGATGGCAGGGACATCAAGGAAATCCTTCAAGAAGTTGATGGAGATAAT GATGGACGCATTAACTATGATGAGTTTGCGGCAATGATGAGAAAAGGAAATCCAGAAGTTATGACAAAAAAAAGGCGTGATTCATTGCCATTGCCATAG